TTCCGTATACCGTTCGATCTTAACTGTCTCTCCCATACGTTCGTATTCAATGACGTATCACCACCCATACTTAATCGTAACTCATATCCGAAGGTGATGTGAGATTCGGAACTTGAAAACTTCCGCCCGACAGCGGTCTTTGATGTCTTCGTAGTAGGTGTGGGTCTGTCACGGCCCATCTGACAGAAAATAACCAAGACATTCTTGCCGTGTTGCCCCCGTTAGCCTGTCTGGAAACATCAAAAGACGGAGATTGGGATGACTCGCCTCGTGACCGATACGCGCGCTGTATTCCGTACGGTCGCTACCTATCACCTGCTGCGGGTTTCAACACGGCCGTTTCAGAGAAAGAGCATACGGTCCCGCTGTCAGTCCCGTGTATGCCTACGGATCGGTTCCGCAGCATCGTCTCGATATTCGGCGGTGGGACACGCTCGATGCGATTTTGAAGTCAGATCGACGCGACCGCTACCTGGCAGTGAGAACACTGTTTCTTGTCGATCGCCACATACACTGATTCGCAGGATGGACATCTAAACAGCGACGGAGTCGGTTTCTCGCTTGTCTGTTCGTCCTGTTCCGATGGCGGAGGATCCGATACTGAGCCGTTGGAGCCTCCGGTGATCGTCCGTCGTACTCTCGTGATGAGTTTCGTCAAGATCATTTCGTGTGTCGTTCGTTCCGGTGTGTGGTCGAAGAGCGCATCACAGCCACCCGTTCAGTGCTCAACTTTCGTGCCGGCGAGTTCGGCGCTGAACCGCTGACAGTCCCGCACGCCATCCCAGAACTCGTCCGGCGGGTGTGCGGTCTCGACGCTCCGGTTCTCGCGATCGAACTCGACGATCCCACGCTCGTGGAGTTTCGGCAGGTGCGTGTGGACCAGCGAGATCTCCACCCGTTCCGTCGAGTTCCGTTCGTCTTCCCCACCCGTATCGGCGGGGTGTCGTCCCTTCTCGGTGGATCTTTCTCCGGCTCGCCAGGGGTGCTGCCCGTCGGTTTCCAGAGACGCGACGGCCGTCGCGAGAGTTCCGACGTTGATCGACTCGGTCTCTGTGTGGTTGCGCAGGTAGTAGATGGCGAGTCGTCGCCGTTGGTCACGCAGCAACCCGAAGAGGTCCTCCATCGGGTCGCGTTGGTAGGTAACTTGCTCCACGCTCGTCGCATCTGGCCGTCGCAAAAAATCCGTTGTGGAGGATCCGTCGAAAGGGTCAGG
This portion of the Halobellus litoreus genome encodes:
- a CDS encoding DUF7344 domain-containing protein; this encodes MEQVTYQRDPMEDLFGLLRDQRRRLAIYYLRNHTETESINVGTLATAVASLETDGQHPWRAGERSTEKGRHPADTGGEDERNSTERVEISLVHTHLPKLHERGIVEFDRENRSVETAHPPDEFWDGVRDCQRFSAELAGTKVEH